One Actinospica robiniae DSM 44927 genomic region harbors:
- a CDS encoding FHA domain-containing protein: MAASSTRYRPGPWTAVVRPGVWLLAHSAPEDSVVERIWLALEQPEVETGALLAELVKANEGVADGGFAFVRSGAQATDVVVGGQGIAELIDSQGELKVFTVDEAAGGTTSALVDACAAIRLRSAVVAQAEISLPVDAAVVLASAIEYSAAEDRHPAPEPTAAEPIAPDPTVQESVPPTAEQQGSDARGENGSLDDSMESAGVLAANDLDWMTAGPAQPPAQPPAPQAAAEAGSGGWPEAQEEPVYAPPQQQDQYAVPWGAPEQPFPVYDEAMAQIPPPPGLLPAAEQTFATVHPDQAPGAALPMPQGPPILVGPPMLPAPSGPPIPQQGFAVTEPPQPGFGVSDQPLVAAVYCPYGHLTPAGSTQCRRCRTAVAPQEPFTITRPCLGRLRLSNGEIYPLDRDVVFGRRPEVPVGRPGPQPNAIALTDDRDVSRSHVEIRLDGWRVLAVDLGSVNGTQLAWPNLAPQPLPPRTELEIVPGCALILAPDVWIHFEEDL, encoded by the coding sequence ATGGCCGCGTCGAGTACGCGTTACCGGCCCGGGCCGTGGACCGCGGTGGTGCGCCCCGGTGTCTGGCTGCTCGCCCACAGCGCGCCCGAGGACTCCGTCGTCGAGCGCATCTGGCTGGCGCTCGAGCAGCCGGAGGTCGAGACCGGGGCCTTGCTCGCGGAACTCGTCAAAGCGAACGAAGGCGTAGCGGACGGCGGGTTCGCCTTCGTCCGCAGCGGCGCGCAGGCGACGGACGTGGTGGTGGGCGGACAGGGCATCGCCGAACTCATCGACTCGCAGGGTGAACTCAAGGTCTTTACCGTCGACGAGGCGGCCGGAGGCACGACCTCGGCGCTGGTCGACGCGTGCGCGGCGATTCGGCTGCGATCCGCTGTGGTGGCCCAGGCGGAGATCTCCCTGCCGGTGGACGCGGCGGTGGTGCTGGCGTCGGCCATCGAATACAGCGCGGCGGAGGACCGGCATCCGGCGCCTGAGCCGACTGCGGCGGAGCCGATCGCGCCGGATCCGACCGTACAGGAATCGGTGCCGCCGACGGCCGAACAGCAGGGCTCTGATGCGCGCGGCGAGAACGGATCCCTCGACGACTCCATGGAATCGGCGGGGGTGCTCGCGGCCAACGACCTGGACTGGATGACGGCCGGACCGGCGCAGCCGCCCGCACAGCCGCCCGCGCCGCAGGCTGCGGCCGAGGCCGGGTCCGGCGGCTGGCCGGAGGCGCAGGAAGAGCCCGTATACGCTCCGCCGCAGCAGCAAGATCAGTACGCTGTGCCGTGGGGCGCGCCGGAACAGCCTTTCCCCGTCTACGACGAGGCCATGGCGCAGATTCCCCCGCCGCCCGGCCTGCTGCCCGCGGCGGAACAGACCTTTGCGACCGTGCACCCGGACCAAGCGCCGGGCGCGGCGCTGCCGATGCCGCAGGGCCCGCCGATCCTGGTGGGGCCGCCGATGCTGCCCGCGCCGTCAGGCCCGCCGATACCCCAGCAGGGGTTCGCCGTGACGGAGCCGCCGCAGCCCGGCTTCGGTGTTTCGGACCAGCCGCTGGTGGCCGCCGTCTACTGCCCCTACGGGCACCTGACCCCGGCCGGGTCCACGCAGTGCCGCCGGTGCCGGACCGCGGTGGCGCCGCAGGAGCCGTTCACCATCACGCGCCCCTGCCTGGGCAGGCTGCGGCTGTCCAACGGCGAGATCTACCCGCTCGACCGCGACGTGGTGTTCGGGCGCCGGCCGGAGGTGCCGGTGGGCCGGCCCGGCCCGCAGCCGAACGCGATCGCGCTCACCGACGACCGGGACGTCTCGCGCAGCCACGTCGAGATCCGGCTCGACGGCTGGCGGGTGCTCGCGGTCGACCTCGGCTCGGTCAACGGCACCCAGCTCGCCTGGCCGAACCTCGCGCCGCAGCCGCTGCCGCCGCGGACGGAGCTGGAGATCGTGCCGGGCTGCGCGCTCATCCTGGCGCCGGACGTGTGGATCCACTTCGAGGAGGACCTGTGA
- a CDS encoding PP2C family protein-serine/threonine phosphatase, with protein MSDGVRNLAGSVAGIDISAGAASDTGLVRLGNEDCVFVGKTVFVVADGMGGHAAGEVASELVVNRLAGLDGRGDLKLEDLREGILQANEDVLEYARRNPQHEGMGATLSGIALAWYGGSRHWVAFNAGDCRVYRYAHDALVQLTTDHTEAAELVAAGVLDPSQAAGHPSRHIVTRSLGSRPAPEADFRLLPPSAGEVFLLCSDGLFGEVADASIAQVLRAEPSPARAAAALIRLAVDHGGRDNVSAVVVLHAGAEQRDAAGADERTIPRQPPEEM; from the coding sequence GTGTCGGACGGGGTGCGCAACCTGGCGGGGTCGGTGGCGGGTATCGACATCAGCGCCGGGGCGGCCAGTGACACCGGGCTGGTCCGGCTCGGCAACGAGGACTGCGTCTTCGTGGGTAAGACCGTGTTCGTGGTCGCCGACGGGATGGGCGGGCACGCGGCCGGCGAGGTGGCCAGCGAGCTCGTCGTGAACCGGCTGGCGGGGCTCGACGGGCGGGGCGACCTCAAGCTCGAGGATCTGCGCGAGGGGATCCTGCAGGCGAACGAGGACGTGCTCGAGTATGCGCGGCGGAATCCGCAGCACGAGGGCATGGGTGCGACGCTCTCCGGGATCGCCCTCGCCTGGTATGGCGGAAGCCGGCACTGGGTCGCCTTCAACGCGGGGGACTGCCGGGTCTACCGCTATGCGCACGACGCGCTCGTGCAACTGACGACGGATCACACCGAGGCGGCCGAACTCGTCGCCGCCGGGGTGCTGGACCCGTCGCAGGCTGCCGGGCATCCGAGCCGGCACATCGTCACGCGGTCCCTCGGGTCCCGGCCCGCGCCCGAGGCTGATTTCCGGTTGCTGCCACCGAGTGCGGGCGAGGTGTTCCTGCTCTGCTCGGACGGATTGTTCGGCGAGGTCGCCGACGCGTCCATCGCCCAGGTGCTGCGGGCCGAGCCGTCTCCCGCTCGCGCCGCTGCCGCGCTGATCCGGCTCGCCGTCGACCACGGCGGGCGCGACAACGTCTCCGCGGTGGTGGTGCTGCACGCGGGCGCCGAGCAGCGCGACGCCGCCGGCGCGGATGAGCGGACCATTCCCCGTCAGCCTCCGGAGGAGATGTGA
- a CDS encoding serine/threonine protein kinase, with translation MIGQAPPLGGYSAGRVLGQGGYSVVYLYRDESLGQEVAVKVLTLLDESARGQFADEIRLLSSFGDDPLIVPFVRHGVLEDGRPYFVMRYCPGGSISSWVGDGLPAAEVVETGLRIGRALDSVHRKNWLHRDIKPSNILVDETGHAPRLSDFGIATPSRYGVAGPGDPPVSIAWSAPEVIAKQSSGSVASDLYSLGATLWHLLTGHAPYEIPGGDNRAEALERRVMGSALPVLGRDGVPTALEHLLRNLLAKEPGRRPGSAADVVRVLELIKAQLRAAERPLTVSPQAAVITESPAQVPRAAESGPSAGFSGRKALIVCAAVVVVAGAVAVGAGLSDHAGSGTASAQAGSPTGDAVPGPQDPGLAGEQVPAGVPKIKAARTGSGTLRFSWTYTAPEASDTFGWRVVGTTRTGVAQTAAIDLSDPAGQRLCIQVRVLRAGDGDQDSAWSPADCGS, from the coding sequence GTGATCGGCCAGGCGCCGCCGCTCGGCGGGTACAGCGCGGGCAGGGTGCTCGGGCAGGGCGGGTACTCGGTCGTCTACCTCTACCGGGACGAGAGCCTCGGCCAGGAGGTCGCGGTCAAGGTCCTGACGCTGCTCGACGAGAGCGCGCGCGGCCAGTTCGCCGACGAGATCCGGCTGCTCTCCTCGTTCGGCGACGACCCGCTGATCGTGCCCTTCGTGCGCCACGGCGTGCTCGAGGACGGCCGGCCGTACTTCGTCATGCGCTACTGCCCCGGCGGCAGCATCTCGAGCTGGGTCGGTGACGGCCTGCCGGCCGCCGAGGTGGTCGAGACCGGGCTGCGGATCGGGCGGGCGCTGGACTCGGTGCACCGAAAGAACTGGCTGCACCGCGACATCAAGCCGTCGAACATCCTGGTCGACGAGACCGGGCACGCGCCGCGGCTGTCCGACTTCGGCATCGCCACGCCGAGCCGCTACGGCGTGGCCGGCCCGGGGGATCCGCCGGTGTCCATCGCCTGGTCGGCGCCAGAGGTGATCGCCAAGCAGAGCAGCGGCAGCGTCGCCTCCGACCTCTACTCGCTCGGTGCGACCCTGTGGCATCTGCTCACTGGGCACGCGCCGTACGAGATCCCCGGCGGGGACAACCGGGCCGAGGCGCTGGAGCGGCGCGTCATGGGCAGCGCGCTGCCGGTGCTCGGCCGGGACGGCGTGCCGACTGCCCTCGAGCACCTGCTGCGGAACCTGCTGGCGAAGGAGCCCGGCAGACGTCCGGGCAGCGCCGCCGACGTGGTCAGGGTGCTGGAGCTGATCAAGGCGCAGCTGCGCGCGGCAGAGCGGCCGCTGACGGTGTCGCCGCAGGCCGCGGTGATCACCGAGAGTCCCGCGCAGGTCCCCCGCGCCGCCGAAAGCGGCCCGAGCGCAGGTTTTTCCGGACGCAAAGCCCTGATTGTCTGCGCGGCCGTGGTGGTCGTCGCAGGCGCGGTGGCGGTGGGCGCGGGGCTGAGCGACCATGCCGGCTCGGGTACGGCCTCGGCCCAGGCCGGCTCGCCGACCGGCGACGCCGTGCCCGGACCGCAGGACCCGGGCCTGGCCGGCGAGCAGGTGCCGGCCGGCGTGCCGAAGATCAAGGCGGCCCGGACCGGCTCGGGCACCCTGCGCTTCAGCTGGACCTACACGGCGCCGGAGGCGAGCGACACCTTCGGCTGGCGCGTCGTCGGCACGACCCGGACGGGCGTGGCGCAGACGGCGGCGATCGACTTGTCAGACCCCGCGGGACAGCGGTTGTGCATCCAGGTGCGCGTCCTGCGGGCGGGGGACGGGGACCAGGATTCTGCCTGGTCTCCCGCGGACTGCGGGAGTTAA
- a CDS encoding fibronectin type III domain-containing protein, giving the protein MRPSARGRGRGGRAATAVSGAVLAAAVGALLFMAVDAPGVPVQHAALNNGGVWVTSDGDGLFGRLDKPAGALDAAFAPPGESQQSYQLDMLQDESAVVAWDQGSGKLYPVDSAHASSLTDQAVPVSSAEQVGFAGGTVAVLDPSTGQVHAQRFDPTASLSSLSSLQSDGPALAKLGAASSPNAESLAVGQDGTVYAVAASGKVATITPSGTDGFAPVSYTNLGQSLTAPKVTSVGGEMVVLDAADGKLFLPSGRTVTVPDVDARTELQQPGQADPSVVLATSRNLLTVDLAAGTISTLSQVGAGAPAAPVRLGVCVYAAWAHTPVGYVRSCDGSPAVHGGLSGLEELQDPQFRVNWNQIVLNDLATGALWDLSDSKQVSDWAAVRPPSAAKNSSSSQNNVDQQQAANLPPKAADITLGARPGRTTVLHVLDVDSDPAGAILAVQSVSAPDDSSAKLQIAPDAQSVEITLPAGTSTAAVHFQYTVADPKGLSANATVTVEIRTPAENTVPALRNGFTARTWTVPSGGSLEIPVLQDWRDFDGDPVGLVAATASAGSAAATSDGFIEYTAPSEAGSQTVHYQVSDGVGTPVAGTLSLKVQSATDTTGVAPVAEPDIARGEVGQPIVIHPLANDLPGADPHNRGATLQLADPVAAPANTTVSTDQTEGTVQLVAKRAGTYLLDYTDQFGDAPFATGKIRVDVLPDPASPQPPVTMPTVAVLRGQQPVTVDVLAQDFDPSGALLEVQQAAPVNADSGLQVGIVDGRWLRISALSPLAAITPQLVDYTVTDGVTAPVTGQVSVTRLAAPATDTPVTVPAYATVRAGDTVTTDVLAKDIDLAGAPLSLAPDVTGAPAAGQLEVLSPAGTAGTGNGSAFTTGDLVTYAAPRTAASPVVETVEYLAKDTLGGQAMGYLYVTVNPAPTAMNPNKAPAPLPVEERTVAGESITVPIATSGIDPDGDSVTLTGITSAPTLGRILSQNATSLTYQAFPTSAGTDSFGYQVSDRFGAVGQATVSIAVVPPAAPQPPIAAEQDVTAAPGAQVGVDVLAAAVAAPGDTLTVTPLATLNRNLPTGVSQKSSTSPIMVTAPAADGKPLVVTYGISDGVNPVSVATITVHGQNGYLNPPSALPAYATPQPKQTTITVDVADDISTPDGSATGLTVTQVFNAPKATIDGTKIVIPVTAAAQTLACQVRDGAGATTIGRIYVSAPSAGAPYAKPGSLISVDAGGTKTVNLADYVADPAGKPLRLTTVDEIWAAPVTGLKAAPQGTNGLVLTALSGYTGPASVTFQVTDGSSLTDPHGVFAVITIPVQVGPETPVLHCPSDPVRVVEGGPTVSLDIASLCHVWTAQAGAAASLHYTARWQGAAAGLSVAGSGTPTPSVTADSSATGQTSGTLEIGVAGSPAKTSPLTVQAVAAAAPTVAPITMNGVLAGQTATIDVAPYINSPLRQPADSVVSVTESSGMPASAAPSGSVVRITPAATAHGTMTFTIVVSDVAQTSRADRHGIGQITLNVLGPPSAPGTPVVGATVLSDSAQLSWTAAAPNGAPVTAYQVDYAGGSQTCPASPCLITGLHNGTTYHFTVKAQNVVGWSPESGQSGPATPDTVPGAVTGLAVADPQNGTLDVSWNAAPDAGTPVKDYAVTWAGGGSATVAGTSFTATGLNNDTVYTFTVIAVNDRGPGPSASVSGESAGAPPRPAAPSFSTTELAGSNSRAVTVSWTAVDANGPGPTTYTVTRTGGGTDTVCSNVQATNCLDAGVANDGTVYTYTVTAMNADVSLDATAHTSQPSPGTQMEATATPDAIGNLSAKATGVSQQATITFDAPASHGATSTVTCSYGGNACGTWTFPTSGQNGVTETINGLPNGSSETVSLQDCNGSIGGQDAGNQCDDAATASVTTYGPLSGLSINTSASGQTVNFTVSVNPNGKAATVQVTTSKQSQTFTTGTGAWSWSSSDTMGYSATDTIKVTVSDSGRSSLSQTASQSTPAPPATVTVSRGAGCGGGGGSACGGTSGSCSDSSCGYVHVQTANFSGSVTCSFTSTHGGSFGGSESYGANQSKDANDYFGYPGYTVTVTCGGVSGSYVWP; this is encoded by the coding sequence ATGAGGCCGTCGGCGCGCGGGCGCGGGCGCGGCGGGCGGGCGGCGACGGCGGTCTCCGGCGCCGTGCTGGCCGCCGCCGTGGGCGCGCTGCTGTTCATGGCGGTGGACGCGCCGGGTGTCCCGGTGCAGCACGCCGCGCTCAACAACGGCGGTGTGTGGGTCACCAGCGACGGCGACGGGCTGTTCGGCCGGCTGGACAAGCCGGCCGGCGCGCTCGACGCCGCGTTCGCCCCGCCCGGCGAGAGCCAGCAGAGCTACCAGCTCGACATGCTGCAGGACGAGTCCGCGGTGGTGGCCTGGGACCAGGGCTCCGGCAAGCTCTACCCGGTCGACTCGGCCCACGCCTCGAGCCTGACCGACCAGGCGGTGCCGGTCTCCTCGGCGGAGCAGGTCGGCTTCGCCGGCGGCACGGTCGCCGTGCTCGACCCCTCGACCGGCCAGGTGCACGCCCAGCGGTTCGATCCGACCGCCAGTCTCAGTTCCCTGTCCTCGCTGCAGTCCGACGGGCCGGCGCTGGCCAAGCTCGGCGCCGCGTCCTCGCCGAACGCCGAATCCCTCGCGGTCGGCCAAGACGGCACTGTCTACGCCGTGGCCGCTTCCGGCAAGGTCGCCACCATCACGCCGAGCGGCACCGACGGCTTCGCCCCGGTCTCCTACACCAACCTCGGCCAGAGCCTCACCGCGCCGAAGGTGACGTCGGTCGGCGGCGAGATGGTGGTGCTCGACGCGGCCGACGGCAAGCTGTTCCTGCCCTCCGGCCGGACCGTCACCGTCCCCGACGTCGACGCGCGCACCGAGCTGCAGCAGCCCGGCCAGGCCGATCCGTCGGTGGTGCTGGCCACCTCGCGCAACCTGCTCACCGTCGACCTGGCCGCCGGGACCATCAGTACCCTGTCGCAGGTCGGCGCCGGCGCCCCGGCCGCCCCGGTCCGCCTCGGCGTGTGCGTGTACGCGGCCTGGGCGCACACTCCGGTCGGCTACGTGCGCTCCTGCGACGGCAGCCCCGCCGTGCACGGAGGACTGAGCGGGCTGGAGGAACTGCAGGACCCGCAGTTCCGGGTCAACTGGAACCAGATCGTGCTCAACGACCTCGCCACCGGCGCGCTGTGGGACCTGTCCGACTCGAAGCAGGTGTCCGACTGGGCCGCCGTGCGTCCGCCCTCCGCCGCGAAGAACTCCTCGAGCAGCCAGAACAACGTGGACCAGCAGCAGGCTGCGAACCTGCCGCCGAAGGCCGCCGACATCACCCTCGGCGCCCGGCCCGGACGCACCACTGTGCTGCACGTGCTCGACGTGGACTCCGATCCGGCCGGCGCGATCCTCGCGGTGCAGAGCGTCTCAGCCCCCGATGACTCCTCGGCGAAGCTGCAGATCGCCCCGGACGCGCAGAGCGTCGAGATCACCCTGCCCGCCGGGACCTCGACCGCCGCCGTCCACTTCCAGTACACCGTCGCCGACCCCAAGGGCCTGTCCGCGAACGCGACGGTGACCGTCGAGATACGTACCCCGGCCGAGAACACGGTGCCCGCCCTGCGCAACGGATTCACCGCGCGTACCTGGACCGTGCCCTCGGGCGGATCGCTCGAGATCCCCGTGCTCCAGGACTGGCGGGACTTCGACGGCGACCCGGTCGGCCTGGTCGCCGCCACCGCTTCGGCCGGATCCGCCGCGGCCACCTCGGACGGCTTCATCGAGTACACCGCCCCGAGCGAGGCGGGCTCCCAGACCGTGCACTACCAGGTCTCCGACGGCGTCGGCACGCCGGTCGCCGGCACGCTCTCGCTCAAGGTGCAGAGCGCCACCGACACCACCGGGGTCGCGCCGGTGGCCGAGCCGGACATCGCCCGAGGCGAGGTCGGCCAGCCGATCGTGATCCACCCGCTGGCCAACGACCTGCCCGGCGCGGACCCGCACAACCGCGGCGCCACCCTGCAACTCGCCGATCCGGTGGCCGCGCCCGCGAACACCACCGTCAGCACCGACCAGACCGAGGGCACCGTCCAGCTCGTGGCGAAGCGAGCCGGCACCTACCTGCTCGACTACACCGACCAGTTCGGCGACGCGCCGTTCGCCACCGGCAAGATCCGGGTGGACGTGCTTCCCGACCCGGCCAGCCCGCAGCCGCCGGTGACCATGCCGACCGTGGCCGTCCTGCGCGGCCAGCAGCCGGTCACCGTGGACGTGCTGGCGCAGGACTTCGACCCCTCCGGCGCGCTGCTCGAGGTGCAGCAGGCGGCGCCGGTGAACGCGGACTCGGGCCTGCAGGTGGGCATCGTGGACGGCCGCTGGCTGCGCATCAGTGCCCTGTCGCCGCTGGCCGCGATCACCCCGCAGCTGGTCGACTACACCGTCACCGACGGCGTCACGGCGCCGGTCACCGGCCAGGTCTCGGTGACCCGGCTGGCCGCGCCGGCCACCGACACCCCGGTCACCGTGCCGGCCTACGCCACGGTGCGGGCCGGGGACACCGTCACCACCGACGTGCTGGCCAAGGACATCGACCTGGCCGGCGCCCCGCTCTCGCTCGCCCCGGACGTCACCGGCGCGCCGGCAGCCGGCCAGCTCGAGGTGCTCTCGCCCGCCGGTACCGCCGGCACGGGCAACGGATCCGCCTTCACCACCGGCGACCTGGTGACCTACGCCGCCCCGCGCACGGCCGCCTCCCCGGTGGTCGAGACGGTCGAATACCTGGCCAAGGACACGCTCGGCGGCCAGGCCATGGGTTACCTGTACGTCACGGTGAACCCGGCGCCGACGGCCATGAATCCGAACAAGGCGCCGGCCCCGCTGCCGGTGGAGGAACGCACCGTGGCCGGGGAGAGCATCACCGTCCCGATCGCGACCAGCGGCATCGACCCGGACGGGGACTCGGTGACCCTCACCGGGATCACCTCCGCACCGACCCTCGGCCGGATCCTGTCGCAGAACGCGACCTCGCTGACCTACCAGGCCTTCCCGACCAGCGCCGGCACGGACAGCTTCGGCTACCAGGTGTCCGACCGCTTCGGGGCCGTCGGCCAGGCGACGGTGAGTATCGCGGTCGTCCCCCCGGCCGCCCCGCAGCCGCCGATCGCGGCGGAGCAGGACGTCACGGCGGCGCCCGGCGCCCAGGTCGGCGTCGACGTACTGGCCGCCGCGGTGGCCGCGCCCGGTGACACGCTCACGGTGACGCCGCTGGCCACCCTCAACCGCAACCTGCCGACCGGAGTGTCGCAGAAGTCGTCGACCTCGCCGATCATGGTCACCGCGCCTGCGGCGGACGGCAAGCCGCTGGTGGTGACGTACGGCATCAGCGACGGCGTCAACCCCGTGTCGGTGGCGACGATCACCGTGCACGGCCAGAACGGCTACCTCAACCCGCCTTCCGCGCTGCCGGCCTACGCCACCCCGCAACCGAAGCAGACCACGATCACCGTCGACGTGGCCGACGACATCAGCACACCGGACGGCTCGGCCACCGGGCTGACCGTGACCCAGGTCTTCAACGCCCCGAAGGCCACGATCGACGGAACCAAGATCGTCATCCCGGTGACGGCCGCCGCGCAGACCCTCGCCTGCCAGGTGCGCGACGGGGCAGGGGCGACGACGATCGGCCGGATCTACGTCTCGGCCCCGAGCGCCGGCGCGCCCTACGCCAAGCCGGGCTCGCTGATCTCGGTCGACGCGGGCGGCACCAAGACGGTGAACCTCGCCGACTACGTCGCGGACCCGGCCGGCAAGCCGCTCCGGCTGACCACGGTCGACGAGATCTGGGCCGCCCCGGTGACCGGGCTCAAGGCCGCGCCGCAGGGCACGAACGGCCTCGTGCTGACCGCGCTGAGCGGTTACACCGGCCCCGCGTCGGTCACCTTCCAGGTGACGGACGGGTCCTCGCTCACCGACCCGCACGGCGTGTTCGCCGTGATCACCATCCCGGTGCAGGTGGGTCCGGAGACCCCGGTCCTGCACTGCCCGTCCGACCCGGTGCGGGTCGTCGAAGGCGGACCCACGGTCAGCCTGGACATCGCCTCGCTCTGCCACGTCTGGACGGCCCAGGCCGGCGCCGCCGCTTCGCTGCACTACACCGCGCGGTGGCAGGGGGCTGCGGCCGGACTGAGCGTCGCCGGCTCCGGCACCCCCACCCCGAGCGTGACCGCCGACTCCTCGGCCACCGGCCAGACCAGCGGCACCCTGGAGATCGGGGTGGCCGGCTCGCCGGCCAAGACCTCGCCGCTGACCGTGCAGGCGGTCGCCGCGGCGGCCCCGACGGTGGCCCCGATCACGATGAACGGCGTGCTGGCGGGTCAGACCGCGACGATCGACGTCGCGCCCTACATCAACTCCCCGCTGCGCCAGCCGGCCGACTCGGTGGTCTCGGTCACCGAGTCCTCCGGGATGCCCGCCTCCGCCGCCCCCTCCGGCAGCGTCGTGCGGATCACGCCCGCCGCCACCGCGCACGGCACGATGACCTTCACCATCGTGGTCAGCGACGTCGCCCAGACCTCGCGGGCGGACCGGCACGGCATCGGCCAGATCACCCTCAACGTGCTGGGACCGCCCTCCGCGCCGGGCACCCCGGTCGTCGGCGCCACCGTGCTCAGCGACTCGGCCCAGCTGTCCTGGACCGCGGCCGCCCCCAACGGCGCGCCGGTCACCGCCTACCAGGTCGACTACGCGGGCGGCTCGCAGACCTGCCCGGCGTCGCCGTGCCTGATCACCGGGCTGCACAACGGAACGACCTACCACTTCACGGTCAAGGCGCAGAACGTGGTGGGCTGGAGCCCGGAGAGCGGGCAGTCCGGCCCGGCCACGCCCGACACGGTGCCGGGCGCGGTCACCGGGCTCGCGGTGGCCGATCCGCAGAACGGCACGCTCGATGTGAGCTGGAACGCCGCGCCCGACGCGGGCACGCCGGTGAAGGACTACGCGGTGACCTGGGCCGGCGGCGGCAGCGCCACCGTGGCGGGCACCTCGTTCACCGCCACCGGCCTGAACAACGACACCGTCTACACGTTCACGGTGATCGCGGTCAACGACCGGGGCCCCGGCCCCTCGGCGAGCGTGAGCGGCGAGTCGGCCGGCGCGCCGCCCCGCCCGGCCGCACCGAGCTTCTCCACCACCGAACTGGCCGGCTCGAACTCCCGGGCGGTGACGGTCTCCTGGACCGCCGTGGACGCGAACGGCCCCGGCCCGACCACGTACACGGTCACCCGGACCGGCGGCGGAACCGACACGGTGTGCTCGAACGTGCAGGCGACGAACTGCCTGGACGCCGGGGTCGCGAACGACGGCACGGTCTACACCTACACCGTCACCGCGATGAACGCCGACGTCTCGCTCGACGCCACGGCGCACACCTCGCAGCCGAGCCCCGGCACCCAGATGGAGGCGACGGCGACGCCGGACGCGATCGGCAACCTGAGCGCCAAGGCGACCGGGGTGAGCCAGCAGGCCACGATCACCTTCGACGCGCCCGCCTCGCACGGGGCCACGTCCACGGTCACCTGCAGCTACGGCGGAAACGCCTGCGGCACCTGGACTTTCCCGACGAGCGGGCAGAACGGGGTGACCGAGACCATCAATGGTCTGCCGAACGGCAGCAGCGAGACGGTCTCGCTGCAGGACTGCAACGGCAGCATCGGCGGCCAGGACGCCGGGAACCAGTGCGACGACGCGGCCACCGCGTCGGTCACCACCTACGGCCCGCTCTCAGGGCTCTCCATCAACACCTCGGCCAGCGGCCAGACGGTGAACTTCACCGTGTCGGTGAACCCGAACGGCAAGGCCGCGACCGTGCAGGTCACCACGAGCAAGCAGAGCCAGACCTTCACCACCGGCACCGGCGCGTGGAGCTGGAGCAGCAGCGACACCATGGGCTACAGCGCCACGGACACGATCAAGGTGACCGTCTCCGACTCGGGTCGCAGTTCCCTGTCGCAGACCGCGTCGCAGTCCACTCCCGCACCTCCGGCGACGGTCACCGTCAGCCGGGGCGCGGGGTGCGGCGGCGGTGGCGGCTCGGCCTGCGGCGGCACCAGCGGTTCCTGCTCCGACAGCTCGTGCGGGTACGTCCACGTGCAGACCGCGAACTTCAGCGGCAGCGTGACCTGTTCCTTCACCAGCACCCACGGCGGCAGTTTCGGCGGCAGCGAGAGCTACGGCGCCAACCAGTCGAAGGACGCGAACGACTACTTCGGCTACCCCGGCTACACCGTGACGGTGACCTGCGGCGGAGTGTCAGGGTCCTACGTATGGCCGTGA